The Benincasa hispida cultivar B227 chromosome 11, ASM972705v1, whole genome shotgun sequence genome has a segment encoding these proteins:
- the LOC120089774 gene encoding carbonic anhydrase, chloroplastic isoform X3, with protein MGNGSYEEAIEALEKLLREKGDLKAAATSKVEQITAELKTVDGEKPAFDPVERIKSGFIHFKKEKYDKNPELYGELAKGQSPKFMVFACSDSRVCPSHVLDFQPGEAFVVRNVANLVPPYDQSKFSGTGSAIEYAVLHLKVQYIVVIGHSACGGIKGLMTFPFDGNYSTDFIEEWVKVGLPAKAKVKSKHGDADLGELCTHCEKEAVAVSLGNLLTYPFVRDGLVNGTLGLKGGHYDFINGTFELWGLEFNVTQPLSVKDVATILHWKL; from the exons ATGGGGAATGGTTCATATGAGGAAGCCATTGAGGCTTTGGAGAAGCTCCTCAG AGAGAAGGGAGATTTGAAGGCTGCAGCAACATCAAAAGTGGAACAGATAACAGCAGAATTGAAAACTGTAGATGGAGAAAAGCCAGCCTTTGATCCTGTTGAGAGAATCAAATCTGGTTTCATTCACTTCAAGAAGGAGAAATATGA CAAGAACCCAGAGTTGTATGGTGAACTTGCAAAGGGCCAAAGCCCCAAG TTTATGGTGTTTGCTTGCTCTGATTCAAGAGTTTGCCCATCACATGTTCTTGATTTCCAACCAGGGGAGGCTTTTGTGGTCAGAAATGTTGCCAATTTGGTTCCTCCATATGATCAG AGCAAATTTTCAGGTACTGGATCTGCCATTGAATATGCTGTTCTTCATCTCAAG GTGCAATACATTGTTGTGATTGGTCACAGTGCTTGTGGTGGTATTAAGGGGCTCATGACTTTCCCATTTGATGGAAACTACTCAAC TGATTTCATTGAAGAATGGGTGAAAGTTGGTCTGCCTGCTAAGGCCAAGGTGAAATCAAAGCATGGTGATGCAGACCTTGGGGAACTGTGCACACACTGTGAAAAG GAAGCAGTTGCTGTATCTCTTGGGAATCTGCTAACCTATCCATTTGTTAGGGATGGTTTGGTGAATGGAACTCTTGGACTCAAGGGAGGTCATTACGACTTCATTAATGGAACTTTCGAGCTCTGGGGACTCGAATTCAACGTTACTCAGCCTTTGTCT GTAAAGGATGTGGCCACCATTCTGCACTGGAAGCTCTAG